The segment CCAGCTCAgtagtttgatttaaaaaaacaaaacaaaaacttcatCAAATGTGTACTGCTTgaatatttttcaatttaaattatttttatataataagTAATATAGCAAGTTTAGGACTTAACATAGGTTTCcagaatttcaaatttaattttaaatatttttatttttaaaaagaaaaatgtatttatatcAAACCAGTTTTTTGACCATTCatcactttgttttttaaatccactcTGGATGGAACCCTCACTCCCTCTGAGTTCCAGTTCTGTTGCAAGAGATCTAAGTGTGGTGCATTCAGCAGGGAAATTGTCCAGTTCCAAAAGAGGAACTTTTAATTCTTGGAGTACTGAGGGAGAAGTCTTCATCCAcaattctagggcctgtgttgcCTTTCCTGCTGCTGAATGAAGGATCAACTTCCCCCAAAGAGGTTGCACTCCCTTCTTCTGGTCTCAGCCCCTCTTGGCTCTGTAGGAGATTCAGGAGAGAGGCTATCCACTCTTCCCTACCCTAGACTCTAACCTTCATTTTAGTTGAGTAGAAGCCCATTTCAAAATACTTCATCACTGAGGAGAATGCCAAGGATTTCCACAGTCTGCCTTGCTGCTGTCTGGAATAAAGCGCGAGGCTCGCTGTTTTGGAGGCCCTTGTTTCCCTACACCTGATACTAGGCATTCCTTGGTTCTACTTTCAGTACTTCAGTACAACCCCTCCCCTTTGGGGTTTCAAGCCCCACTTTGGCCTTCATGGGCTAACTTCAGTTTATCCTTATGGAGGCTGTCCACCATCTCCCACCATAGAGTCAGCAATctaagaggtggggtgggagaggaaatggTTCTTTTGTCTCCCCACGCCATACTCCATTCCTATGAAATCGGCCTCTAAACCTGTGTAATTCCAAAAGGGTGGTAGAACTAACAGCACCTGTGCAGTTACACATAACAGGCGCTCTCAGTTCTGGCTAAGTAAACATGTTCAAACTTGATATTTTTTGTGTGGAAAGTTACTACTTTTAattatacacctctaccccgatataatgtgACCCGATGTAatacgaattcggatataacgcggtaaagcagcgctctggggggcggggctgtgcactccagtggatcaaagcaagttcgatataatgtggtttcacctataatgcggtaagatttttttttggctcccaagggcagcgttatatcagggtagaggtgtttTTGAACATATATCCccctatctttttttttaaagcacttgtATCTTACAaattaagtatttaaaaatactattgGACACGCTAGAAGCTCTCTCAATTTTGAGTGAGGCTCATCACAGGAGCCTTCAAAACCTGATGCACTGAAGAGCCACTCTTCAAGCAATAACAACATATTCTAataaatttcttttgtttataaagtGCCCTCTGTGCGAGTCTGCACAGTAATTTATAAGGTAATTAAAAACTTTCTGTAAAATCAAATGTTCTATATGCAGACTAAACTTTATAGTAGTGAATATCTGTCTTCCCTAATTCACTTTAAGAGCATTAGAAACATAAGATAAGGCTTTCAAAGTATCTGTAATTCAACGTCTGCCTCTATGATCACAGTATCCTAAATTAAGAAGGAGGAATAATAGCTTAAAATCTTTTGAATGTACAAAAGCAGTCTCAAAATGTTTATCTTCAAAATACATGAAAAAGAAAGATAACAATTTTCAGGTAATCATGTCCTAAGAGAGAAGAATGAAGTAGTTGTGTGGCATCTAAAATACTGTGAACTATTAtctttttaatgacaggtttcagagtaacagccttgttagtctgtattcgcaaaaagaaaaggagtacttgtggcaccttagagactaaccaatttatttgagcataagctttcgtgagctacagctcacttcatcggatgcatactgtggaaagtgtcgaagatctttttatacacacaaagcatgaaaaaatacctccccccaccccactctcctgctggtaatagcttatctaaagtgaccactctccttacaatgtgtatgataatcaaggagggccatttccagcacaaatccagggtttaacaagaacaccTGAATCCACTGAAATTTAATGTGAACCTATTTGATTAACTTTGTTCCCTGTAGCTTATCACTTTGCTAAAATGGATGTAAATTATTTCTTATTAACGCTTGATTTTGATTTAAGCAGATGTCTGGTCTTCTACTCATGGAGAAAATCAAGCTTGTCTCAAACCAAAAGAATAAATGTATTTGAGTGAAGCCCTGCCTGCTCTGTGGGGATCATAAAGATTCCATGGACTTTTCTGAAGAGTAGGGGAAAAGCctattgtcatagaatcatagaatatcagggttggaagggacttcaggaggtcatctagtccaaccccttgctcaaagcaggactaatccccaattaaatcatcccagccagggctttgacaaaaCTGActgtaaaaacctctaaggaaggagattccaccacttctgtaggtaacccattccagtgcttcaccaccctcctagtgaaactaGGAAaaactcctagtgaaaaagtttttcctaatatccaacctaaacctcccccactgcaacttgagaccattactccttgttctgtcatctggtaccactgagaacagtctagatccatcctttttggaaccccctttcaggtagttgaaagcagctatcaaatccccccctcattcttctcttctgcagactaaataatcccagttccctcagcctctcctcataaatcatgtgctccagccccctaatcatttttgttgctgtccactggactctttccaatttttccacatccttcgtatagtgtggggctcaaaactggatgcagtactccagatgaggcctcaccaattccGAATAGACGGGAATGAttacgtccctcaatctgctggcaatgctcctacttatgcaccccaaaatgctgttagccttcttggcaacaagggcatactgttgactcatatccagattctcatccactgtaacccctaggtccttttctgcagaactgctgcctagcccctaagtccctaatctgtagcagtgcatgggattctttcattgtaagtgcaggactctgcacttgtccttgttgaacgtcatcagatttcttttggcacattcctctaatttgtctaggtccctctgtatcctatccctaccctataGGGTATCTGCCagttctcccagtttagtgtcatctgcaaacttgctgagggtgcaatccacgccatcctccagatcgttaatgaagatattgaacaaaaccggccccaggaccaacccttggggcactctgctcgataccggctgccaactagacatggagccattgatcactacccgttgagcccaatgatctagccagctttctgtccaccttatagtcaattcatccagtccatacttgtttaacttgctggcaagaatactgtgggagacagtatcgaaagctttgctaaagtcaaggaacaacacgaccactgcttttccttcacccacagagccagtcatctcatcatagaaggcaattaggttagtcaggcatgacttgcccttggtgaatccatgctgactgttcctgatcacttccctctcctcgaagtgcttcaaaattattccttgaggacctgctccatgatttttccagggactgaggtgaggctgactggcctgtagttccccagatcctccttcccttttttaaagatgggcattacattagcctttttccagtcatccaggacctcccccgatcaccatgagttttcaaagataatggccaatggctctgcaatcacatccgccaactcctttagcatcctcggatgcagtgcatccggccccatggacttgtgctcgtccagcttttctaaatagtcctgaaccacttctttctccacagagggctggtcctctccccatgctgtgctgcccagtgtagtagtctgggagctgaccttgttcgtgaagacagagacaaaaaaaccattgagtacattagctttttccacatcctctgtcagatAACTTACTGatcatcctgctttctcagtatgaggcaggagtcctcccctcttgtgctctcctgcttgtgcttcctcctggtatcccacttccccacttactttagggctttggtctccttcccccggtgaacctagtttaaagccctcctcactatgttagccagcctgcttgcaaagatgctattccctctctttgttaggtggagcccctctctgcctagcaatccttcttggaacaccatcccatagtcaaagaatccaaaaccttctctcccacaccacctgcgtagccattcgttgacttccatgattcgacggtccttGGACAATTCTATTCCATCTTCATTCTTTATTAGTAATAACTTAGTTTTATTTTCATGCAAAGAGAAGAACTGTACCACTAATTAACACAGAATACTGAAAAAACTCACTATGTACTTCATGTCTGTGTGCAGTCGGAGAAAGGAGAAGAACTTTAAAACATCAGTGCTGACCATCaaattttctcttttctccctgAACTTTTTAGCTATACATACGTCTGCTATGGATATGCTGGGAGGAGCCGGTGTGGAACAGCAATGCAGAAAAACTGATATCCTTGCCGATGCTGCATATTGCAttttaacaaaaccaaaaagtttcACAGGAAACTTTGTTATTGATGAAAATCTGCTGAGAGAAGAAGGAATTAAGAATTTTGATGTATATGCAGTTGCACCAGGTAAGAAAGGACATAATGTTAAGAAAGGAAATAAGCTATAAGTAAGTTTATAATCTGTTCTTCTGCTAAAGACCTGTGGATGTTCAGTCCCATGGTACCCTTCTGCATTCCCAGAAACAGTTGGCCCAATCTTCCAGAACTTCCACTAACTAAATCTcagttaaagaaaggaaaatgtttcCATGTCACTGATTTACGCAACCTGTTATTCCTCAGTCTgtgatttctctctcccctcctcaggcaccctctgctttttcttttcaatGAAAGGTTTTCCATTGCAACTCCACAAGACTTCTCGTTCTGTTTTATACTTCTTGGAGAACAGACCAAAGTCATAAGTAAAATCTGtctctaaaacaaaatattaggtACCTGGCTTTCCCTTGCTACTGACTTTTGCTTTCCAGAAGCTGTACAATACCTATTTAGAAGCCTAGACTTTGTTTAATACTGATACAAAAATAGATTATTATTTTTGCTGTTTATCTTCACCTTCctcacattattttattttaggtcATCCATTGCTACCAGACTTCTTTCTAGATGTAGATCCTAGTACTCTAGCTATGAAAATGGAAGCACATGGTAAGAAATTTAAGTACTTACATGAAATTCATTCACTGAACCTAATTTCCAATGTTGAAGTGAAACATAAAGGTTGTTCAATATATTTCCTTCCAAGAACTTGGTCTCATGTAAGATACTTGGGGGCAGAaataatttctctgtgtgtgtgtgtgtttttggaggcACTGGCAGTGGCTCCCTAGTTAAGGTGGGGTCAAAAACATTTTGCCTTTGACAGGACCTTCACTGTTTCTGATTCAGAGAGTTTTGccttactttaaaaattaaaagcgGGAAGCACTCTTCATAGGTCTGAGTTTTGGGGGGAATCGGGGTCATCAGTGCttcctggaaaaagaaaaaaacagtcaAAAGCATACTTCTCAAAATCTTTTGCGATCTGCCTCGCCTAATTGTATACCCTTCTGTATAGTAATTATAGCTAGCTTCCACATTCACACAGTTGTAAACATCACCCTGATTggaactggagtacttgtggcaccttggagactaaccaatttatttgagcataagtttttgtgagctacagctcacttcaatggatgcatactgtggaaaatacagaagatgtttgtttttatacacacaaatcatgaaaaaatgggtgtttatcactacaaaaggttttctctccccccaccccactctcctgctggtaatagcttatgtaaagtgatcactctctccttacaatgtgtatgataatcaaggtgggccatttccagcacaaatccaggttttcttctcctcccctcccccccccccttcgcccgacgttcttgttaaaccctggatttgtgctggaaatggtccaccttgattatcatacacattgtaaggagagtggtcactttagataagctattaccagcaggagagtctaTAAAAGTATGATTACATGCTGTTCCGCACAATGGTCTTACAGTTAAGGCACCAGAGTGGGATCCAAGATAattgtgtggtttgtttttttgttttttgttttcctttcccccagctctgccacagacatcttAGATGATGGTAGTCATTTAAGCCACAGTTTTCAGAGGCAATATTATTTGTTAGTCTTTAGTTGTTCTTGTAACCTGTAATCTGAAAATGATTAAAATGCTgtaatgtgctttttaaaaaggcaaacttTACATAAGAAAACAATGAGCAAGAACAGATCACTTCATAGAATATTCAGAACTATTTTATCACTCAGTTAACTTAATATAGGATTaactttctaaaatattttttaaaaacactatgcAACCTAATATTAAGtgtaaattacaaataaaatccTCATAGTTAAACACTTATATTGTGCTTAATTTATACGTATCTACTAATCAAAATTCTGACCATCACTATGGTAGGAGGGTGGATCAATTTACGCCTTTCAAGCCTTCTAGATAACTAACTGCTGAAACCGACTGCGCATACACATTCTTTATGCAAAATATGTGACTGTTTTGCCTGTTGCAATAATTGACCTTATTCAATATGTACATAACCATTTAAAAGCCTAGAAAATAATTTTAGTATAATGTTACACTCTTTACATAGAGTTTGTTGTAAATTAAATTGTGAAAAGGTCAGAATTAAGATTTAATTCAATTTGTTACTGGGGGGTTTTCTGCGTGCGTGTATGGGAGGCGAAATatgaatcatggaaatgtagggctggcagagtccttgagaggtcatctaggccagtggttctcaacctttttgggctcaggacccatttgtaaatgtttatggcccaTTGCAACCCAGAaaatagtctgggggtggaggccctTGGGTGGTTTCAGTTgggtcctgtctcttccccccccacgccccccaggCGGGAGGGTTGGGTCCTGCCTGGCACTTACCCTACAATGGCAGCTCCgacagctcctgtgctgtggggctagCTGGACTTGGCTCTCTGATCCAGGCGTTGCAACGTCTAATGTTGCAGTgccgctcaggtttggccctgtccttggactggaccaaatttgtgtgagtggagttgtgacctggctcatagggttgcagtgccactctcTCAAATTGGGCCTACCCGGACTTCCATCATTATGATGGCAGGGCCAAACCTAAGTGGCACTGGGACCCCAGAGAAGGGGTTCTCATGACAGactttttggtggcctcagagtgcagccgcTTTCACACTttcccctaaaatacttaattagctttaagaaaaacaaataaatatgcacatatacacgtccaaatcattgtaatttatttattgctagctggtaagtgttgtgaaaagtgatattcacATACAAATATCACTGTTCACAACCGTCTTAATTTGTCCCCATGCTTGGCAGGGCTGAATAAGCCCTGGACGATGGGATAGGGGGGCTAGAGCCTGAAGCCCCACCGCTGGagcctacagagagagagagacacgcaTACACACACGCACGCTGTAGTCCATCCCCTattctgaggcaggaccaacatAGCTACGCCGTCCCTCAGTGGAGTGTGGGTCATTACAGAGTAAGCTTCAGTTCTTTATCCTCTTTCTTTTTAATATCCACATTGACTAAAAATGCACTTTTCATTCTAAATTTGCTAATTCTTTCTTTTGTTTGGCAGTtgataaaatatatttcctcagTCTTAAGATCTAGAATGCTGTTgaagttttaaaatgcagtttgtacttttaaacagatttttctaGCGCAATGGTGTAAAAAAGTATCTACTTTATTCAGTGGAAAAAACCCATCTTCTAGGTGCTTCACCAGTgttcagagaggggaagaaaatagAATCAGCCAAGCATGAAGGCCCCGATGGAGCTGAGTCTGCTGCTGCTAAGCCTTTGGGACCTGTTgcagaaacatttaaaattattcaGGGAGCAATCAGTGAAGATGTTGTAAGGTCTACCCAAGGTGTTTATCTGTTTGAACTATCTGGTAAGGAAGACTTTCTTCTGTTAAATCTTCACCTACAAATTTACAGTGAAATACATTCAGCATTTGCACAGAGAAATACTTCATTCTTAGTTCGTCCACAGGTACAGCGAGTGAAGAGGTTTTTTGTTTGAAACCTTGAAGAATGTGGACACAAGACCTCTTCCCTTCCATTTGTGAAACACTAAACCATTTAAATTAACATAACACTATTATCATAATTAATGTCTTATTACACAATTGACAGCAAGAAAAGTTACCTCCTAGATCGTCAGGAGTTAGGCACAAACTTGTATTTGATGCGCTGTAAACTATTTCCATTGTTCTTGTTTGTAGGTGACGAAGGAGGGACTTGGTACattgatcttaagaacaaagcTGGGAGCGCAGGAATTGGAGAGCCACCTGTGAAAGTAGATGTGGTTATGAGCATGTCTAGCAAtgactttgtgaaaatgttttcagGTGAGTAACAAAAGGTTTTACCAAAGTTGAGCCAGGTTTATTAGTGTTTAGAATTATTCAAATGACTAATTGATAATTAGATATTTCTCTCGTTATATGTTCTCATAACCAGATTAATCTTAGGCTTTTGGTGGCTCTAGTGAAAAAATATTCCCTGATCTCTCTCCATCTCTTCACTTGTTCTGGTCTGAGAATATGAACCGTGGTGCTATCTTCATGTCACTGAAATCTTAACAGCTAGTTAAGACACTCTCACTTTCCTTCCCAACTTTTAAGATGTTTGAGAAAAGACTCAATAGGTCCATTGATCTTTCTACTAGGTCCAGGCCCAAATCACCTCTCTAAAATTTTTCACACTTACAGTGTGTGAGTATAATGCATCCACAGAGTGCACAAAATTAGTTTTGTTCCAATGTACTGATATCAAATGCACACTCGAGCGCTTCTTTATAAGTGGTATTCAGTGAGTAAAAAGTAGTTTTTGTTCTTTTCAGACTACAAACACTTAAACTTTTGCTAACACTGAATAATTGAGATCAATTTTAACTACAGATCTTGGTAGCAAAATAAGTTAGTTCATTTGTCTCTCTGACCCCTGGAGACATGAGTTCAAAATACTCAGCTCAAGTAAGACTGCTGTTCTTAATCTAGTCCTTGTTTGGTCGTATAACAAAGTCACAATATTCTGCTGCACTCTGGCATTATTAGTAGGCCCAGAATAGAGCTAACAGGAAGTGTATTGGTGAGAAGGAATTGAAAATacttttggaaaggaaaaattTCTCCAccgtttttaaaaattgtatttggaTGCTGTGTTATCTGATACTTTTTCCAGTTAAAATAACTATTAACACTCATAGATATTCAGAAGAGACATAGCCAAAATCATAAATTCATCACATACAAAACTGTATATCAGTCATTATGATAAAGTCCACAAAAAGTCACCATAGAATTGTTGGCTCAGAAAAGGGAGTATCTCTTAAGCCCTGATTCATCAGTCCATTCctgttcagcaaaacacttcagcacatacttaacttcagGTATGTGCTGAAGAGCTTTGCTAAACTGGAaccttggggaaaaaatatttaatcaaagaGAAGTGCAATTTGGCATTCTTAACATTAATCAAAAAGCACCAAAAAATTATATTGAAGAGAAGTTTTTTTATAGCATCTGAGAATTAGTAGTCTTTTAGTGACGTGTTGTCCCCAGTGCACATctgtactacttttctttttcctgataacatgtttattccctcttttTAGGCAAACTAAAGCCAACCATGGCCTTCGTGTCAGGAAAACTGAAAATTAAAGGTAACATGGCCTTAGCAATGAAGTTGGAAAAAATGATGACTCAGTTCAGCTCCAAACTGTGACGGGAAGGCTTATCGTTTGGAACATTGtcctttaataaaaatgtaacacTGTTTGTTGTTTAAAACACTAATCCTTGCTTTTTTTGGATGTATTATGAAAAATATGGAATTGACGTGATGAAATGTGGAATTGCTAGAGGAAGAATAACTTGACATTATTCTAATTAGGACAACAGATCCATCATATGGCATCACATTCCAggtctcttcctcctctccactgGGGTCTTGCACTCTTTGTGGGGCTGTAGGGTATTTCCATTTCTTCTTTAGGCTCCTCCTTGGCTTTGAGACTCCCTTGTCCCAATCATCATTTTTCTAATGAAGGAGGTTTATATTGGATTTTCTTCAAGCTACTGAGTTGCACTGAGGAGCAGTAAAATAAAGCGAAGGTGACGGCAGGTGTTTCTTTTCTTCGGGGGCTATACGCTCTCTGTCCCCTGTGCTGGAAGAGCTTCAGCGCTGGTGAGAGATTGGAATCAGGTTACCATAATAGGCTTGTGTGTCTACATGATTAGCAGTCTAACAATTTAcaattatttacttttctttttctggtgcTCGCAACATAAAAATTTGAATGGATGTTTTGAGGTTTTGTGTACctttttatgttttaaagaaaTTTTCTATACTAATCCTTTTACTGTGGAAACTGA is part of the Eretmochelys imbricata isolate rEreImb1 chromosome 5, rEreImb1.hap1, whole genome shotgun sequence genome and harbors:
- the HSDL2 gene encoding hydroxysteroid dehydrogenase-like protein 2 isoform X1; this encodes MLPNTGKLAGCTLFITGASRGIGKAIALKAAKDGANIVIAAKTGEPHRTLPGTIYTAAEEIEAAGGKALPCIVNVREEQQITDAVEKAVEKFGGIDILVNNASAISLTGTLETPTKKVDLMMSANARGTYLASKICLPHLRKSNIAHILNISPPLNLNPIWFKNHCAYTISKYGMSMCVLGMAEEFRGEVAVNALWPQTAIHTSAMDMLGGAGVEQQCRKTDILADAAYCILTKPKSFTGNFVIDENLLREEGIKNFDVYAVAPGHPLLPDFFLDVDPSTLAMKMEAHGASPVFREGKKIESAKHEGPDGAESAAAKPLGPVAETFKIIQGAISEDVVRSTQGVYLFELSGDEGGTWYIDLKNKAGSAGIGEPPVKVDVVMSMSSNDFVKMFSGKLKPTMAFVSGKLKIKGNMALAMKLEKMMTQFSSKL